One segment of Deinococcus metalli DNA contains the following:
- a CDS encoding S49 family peptidase: MPLFNIPFLNKSAGGLPDGVSRPTWVVLDVTGPYPERQPSTPLQALLNRTDTLEALEARIEKLRSAEWLHGVLVKISEFTAAPATAHAIRTLIAHLGEHKRVVAYVPQLTMTTLITASGAKEIAAPESADVMLGGFAVEPTFLGEFLKKHGIEFENLRIREYKAALTRFSQEHMDDANREQLQAYLDGLETAWVQDMAQARGVDTGVAAGWLSGTITSAQGAQDAGLITRVAYEDELVGPATQPLMAIVDWLVPHKPGNPKAGRVAVVPVIGTIVTGKSKNNPLPLPLLGGPQAGSDTVVAALKRAAEDKATKAIVLYVNSGGGSALASDLIWREVQRSAKPVVVVMGEYAASGGYYVAAHAKHIVASPYTLTGSIGVVTGKPVLTDFNRRHGLNPERVGRDSALLYSSSRGYTDEERGHVEKGIEEVYDRFTSRVADGRKLSKERVNELGRGRIWSGADALERGLVDELGDLRLGLQRARELAGLPHDAPTWNATPKTRGPLPEFVQEAAHAAQVQVWPFGRERVLTWFDQDIKVR; encoded by the coding sequence ATGCCCCTCTTCAACATCCCATTCCTGAACAAATCCGCTGGCGGCCTGCCCGACGGCGTGTCGCGGCCCACGTGGGTGGTGCTGGACGTGACCGGCCCGTACCCCGAGCGGCAGCCGAGCACGCCCCTCCAGGCCCTGCTGAACCGTACGGACACCCTGGAGGCGCTGGAGGCGCGCATCGAGAAGCTGCGCAGCGCCGAGTGGCTACACGGCGTGCTGGTGAAGATCAGCGAGTTCACGGCGGCGCCCGCGACCGCCCACGCCATCCGCACGCTGATCGCGCACCTGGGCGAGCACAAGCGCGTGGTGGCGTACGTGCCGCAGCTGACCATGACCACCCTGATCACGGCGAGCGGCGCGAAGGAGATCGCCGCGCCCGAGTCGGCGGACGTGATGCTGGGCGGCTTCGCGGTGGAACCCACCTTCCTGGGCGAGTTCCTGAAAAAGCACGGCATCGAGTTCGAGAACCTGCGCATCCGCGAGTACAAGGCGGCCCTGACCCGCTTCTCGCAGGAGCACATGGACGACGCCAATCGCGAACAGCTCCAGGCCTACCTGGACGGCCTGGAAACCGCGTGGGTGCAGGACATGGCTCAGGCGCGCGGGGTGGACACCGGTGTGGCGGCCGGGTGGCTGTCGGGCACCATCACCAGCGCGCAGGGAGCGCAAGACGCCGGCCTGATCACCCGCGTCGCGTACGAGGACGAGCTGGTCGGCCCGGCCACCCAGCCGCTGATGGCGATCGTGGACTGGCTGGTGCCGCACAAGCCCGGCAACCCCAAGGCGGGCCGCGTGGCGGTCGTGCCGGTGATCGGCACCATCGTGACCGGCAAGAGCAAGAACAACCCGCTGCCCCTGCCGCTGCTGGGCGGCCCGCAGGCGGGGTCGGACACCGTGGTCGCCGCCCTGAAGCGCGCCGCCGAGGACAAGGCCACCAAGGCGATCGTGCTGTACGTCAATTCCGGCGGCGGCAGCGCCCTGGCGTCCGACCTGATCTGGCGCGAGGTGCAGCGCAGCGCCAAGCCGGTGGTCGTGGTGATGGGCGAGTACGCCGCGAGCGGCGGGTACTACGTCGCCGCGCACGCCAAACACATCGTCGCCAGTCCGTACACCCTGACGGGCAGCATCGGCGTGGTCACGGGCAAGCCGGTTCTGACCGACTTCAACCGGCGCCACGGCCTGAACCCGGAGCGGGTGGGCCGAGACAGCGCCCTGCTGTACTCCTCCAGCCGTGGGTACACGGACGAGGAACGCGGCCACGTCGAGAAGGGGATCGAGGAGGTCTACGACCGCTTCACGTCGCGCGTGGCGGACGGCCGCAAGCTCAGCAAGGAGCGCGTGAACGAGCTGGGCCGCGGCCGCATCTGGAGCGGCGCGGACGCCCTGGAACGCGGCCTGGTGGACGAACTGGGCGACCTGCGCCTCGGGCTCCAGCGCGCGCGGGAACTCGCGGGCCTGCCGCACGACGCGCCCACGTGGAACGCCACTCCGAAAACCCGTGGTCCCCTGCCGGAATTCGTGCAGGAGGCCGCGCACGCCGCCCAGGTGCAGGTGTGGCCCTTCGGCCGCGAGCGCGTGCTGACGTGGTTCGATCAGGACATCAAGGTGCGCTGA
- a CDS encoding group III truncated hemoglobin has protein sequence MPGPVLTTSPLPALASAQPATPGGLDTAAGLLVPHDGEPVLDVRERPERWALLWLIGAAVRQDVPVLAWGTGAALAGRALGAVIYPPGPVWPTEWSAPPRGAAAQREQGSVPVRWTLGRVTALAAPELPTAELDAFLAALPAWSSRRPGSDLEALGGPDALRRVVAAFYARARQDAVIGPIFAAHVHDWDAHVDRVTAFWSTVLGGGAQWRGHLGGAHAGLGLRSAHVERWLALWSQTVHAELAPDTAARLDARARVMARRLRGPPRAET, from the coding sequence ATGCCGGGACCCGTGCTCACCACGTCTCCCCTGCCCGCGCTGGCCTCGGCCCAGCCTGCCACGCCTGGGGGCCTGGACACGGCGGCCGGGCTGCTGGTGCCGCACGACGGCGAACCCGTGCTGGACGTGCGAGAGCGCCCCGAGCGCTGGGCGCTGCTGTGGCTGATCGGCGCGGCCGTGCGCCAGGACGTGCCGGTGCTCGCATGGGGCACAGGCGCGGCGCTGGCGGGCCGGGCGCTGGGCGCGGTCATCTACCCCCCGGGTCCGGTGTGGCCCACCGAGTGGAGCGCGCCACCACGCGGCGCGGCCGCGCAGCGCGAGCAGGGCAGCGTACCCGTACGCTGGACGCTGGGCCGCGTAACGGCCCTGGCCGCCCCCGAGCTGCCCACCGCTGAGCTGGACGCGTTTCTGGCCGCGCTGCCGGCGTGGTCGTCGCGCCGGCCGGGCAGCGACCTGGAGGCGCTGGGCGGCCCGGACGCGCTGCGCCGCGTGGTGGCGGCGTTCTACGCGCGGGCGCGGCAAGACGCCGTGATCGGCCCGATCTTCGCCGCGCACGTCCACGACTGGGACGCCCACGTAGATCGCGTCACGGCCTTCTGGAGCACGGTGCTGGGCGGCGGCGCGCAGTGGCGCGGCCACCTGGGCGGAGCACACGCGGGACTGGGCCTGCGCTCGGCGCACGTCGAGCGGTGGCTGGCGCTGTGGTCGCAGACGGTCCACGCCGAGCTGGCGCCGGACACGGCCGCCCGGCTCGACGCCCGGGCGCGCGTGATGGCGCGGCGGCTGAGGGGGCCGCCCCGGGCCGAAACGTGA
- a CDS encoding c-type cytochrome, with protein MKNTFAVTMTLLLALTLGGSIAGYKLATTEREEPAASESAAEGSAQTANDSAPSPSSSSTGPTGPATAQGDTLAQNEGGTQSGDNGAVIGAGGADGGKSVSTASETTPPGGAATGGETGQQPAETAAAAEPQGDKKAGATVFASNCAGCHGAEAKGGVGPNLTTADGPKAWTDAQMITALREGKTPEKTLNTIMPRFTSEQISDSDITNIHAWISSLN; from the coding sequence ATGAAGAACACGTTCGCCGTCACCATGACGCTGCTGCTGGCCCTGACCCTGGGCGGCTCGATCGCCGGGTACAAGCTGGCCACGACCGAGCGGGAAGAGCCGGCCGCCAGCGAGTCGGCGGCCGAAGGGTCGGCCCAGACCGCGAACGACTCCGCGCCCAGCCCGAGTTCCTCGTCGACCGGCCCCACCGGGCCGGCCACCGCGCAGGGCGACACGCTCGCGCAGAACGAGGGCGGCACGCAGTCCGGCGACAACGGCGCGGTGATCGGCGCGGGCGGCGCAGACGGCGGCAAGAGCGTGAGCACCGCCAGCGAGACCACGCCTCCGGGCGGCGCGGCCACCGGCGGCGAGACGGGCCAGCAGCCGGCCGAGACGGCCGCCGCCGCCGAGCCCCAGGGCGACAAGAAGGCGGGGGCGACGGTGTTTGCGAGCAACTGCGCGGGCTGCCACGGCGCCGAGGCCAAGGGCGGCGTCGGTCCCAACCTCACCACTGCCGACGGCCCCAAGGCCTGGACCGACGCCCAGATGATTACCGCGCTGCGTGAGGGCAAGACGCCCGAAAAGACCCTGAACACCATCATGCCGCGCTTCACCAGCGAGCAGATCAGCGACAGCGACATCACCAACATCCACGCCTGGATCAGCTCCCTGAACTGA
- a CDS encoding helical backbone metal receptor, whose product MLRPPRLASLVASNSDILAALGAAAWVVAADSHSDAPGLEGAVRLGPDLDIDVAALSAARPDLVLASLSVPGQERVVQRVRDAGLEVLVLDPISVHDTLADIRTIGHAVGLADRAEEVARTLDAELDTLRLPFSAPPRVLVEWWPRPIIAATRESWVTDLLERVGAVNALADRAGRSAPLTLDEVRAARPDVIVCSWCGAKRLRPEVIEARGLGVPVVAIHESGLGRPGPRLLEGARHLHAALESLVPA is encoded by the coding sequence ATGCTCCGTCCGCCCCGGCTCGCGTCGCTGGTCGCCAGCAACTCCGACATCCTGGCCGCCCTGGGTGCCGCGGCGTGGGTGGTCGCCGCCGACAGCCACAGCGACGCGCCGGGGCTGGAGGGCGCCGTGCGCCTCGGCCCGGACCTGGACATCGACGTGGCCGCCCTGAGCGCCGCCCGGCCCGACCTGGTGCTCGCCAGCCTGAGCGTGCCCGGCCAGGAGCGCGTGGTGCAGCGCGTGCGGGACGCCGGGCTGGAGGTGCTGGTGCTGGACCCCATCAGCGTGCATGACACCCTGGCCGACATCCGCACGATCGGCCACGCGGTCGGCCTGGCGGACCGGGCCGAGGAGGTCGCGCGCACCCTGGACGCCGAGCTGGACACCCTTCGCCTGCCCTTCTCGGCGCCGCCGCGCGTGCTGGTCGAGTGGTGGCCGCGCCCGATCATCGCCGCGACCCGCGAGTCGTGGGTGACGGACCTGCTGGAGCGCGTGGGCGCTGTGAATGCCCTGGCGGACCGCGCGGGCCGCAGCGCGCCCCTCACGCTGGATGAGGTGCGGGCCGCGCGGCCCGACGTGATCGTGTGCTCGTGGTGCGGCGCCAAGCGGCTGCGCCCAGAAGTGATCGAGGCACGTGGCCTGGGCGTGCCCGTCGTGGCGATCCATGAGAGCGGCCTGGGCCGCCCCGGCCCCCGCCTGCTGGAGGGCGCGCGGCACCTGCACGCGGCGCTGGAATCCCTGGTCCCCGCGTGA
- a CDS encoding TetR/AcrR family transcriptional regulator — translation MARRVNPIQDRARRAALEKAAYLAIYERGYAGVTLADIAAHAGVSRGTLVYHFGSRAGLLSAVIRRFTRTIGVATRRALRLAETPEAKLRAFVDNQFYGVENTRRFYTVSLDFLAAATRDAALMAVQRDFLEETLTLDLELARLSGEVGAPARARQLRALVEGLSVRFLADPQPDLAAYRADCLAGLRAILGWAPPARG, via the coding sequence AAGCGGCCTACCTGGCGATCTACGAGCGCGGTTACGCTGGCGTGACGCTGGCCGACATCGCCGCCCACGCCGGGGTGAGCCGCGGCACGCTGGTGTACCACTTCGGGAGCCGCGCGGGGCTACTGTCGGCGGTGATCCGGCGCTTCACGCGGACGATCGGCGTGGCGACGCGCCGGGCGCTGCGGCTGGCCGAGACGCCGGAGGCCAAGCTGCGTGCCTTCGTGGACAACCAGTTCTACGGCGTGGAGAACACCCGGCGCTTTTACACGGTGTCGCTGGACTTCCTGGCCGCCGCGACCCGTGACGCCGCGCTGATGGCAGTCCAGCGCGACTTTCTGGAGGAAACGCTGACCCTGGACCTCGAACTCGCGCGGCTGTCCGGCGAGGTGGGTGCGCCGGCACGCGCACGGCAGTTGCGGGCGCTGGTGGAGGGCCTGAGCGTGCGCTTCCTGGCGGACCCGCAGCCGGATCTGGCGGCCTACCGCGCCGACTGCCTGGCGGGCCTGCGCGCGATCCTGGGCTGGGCGCCCCCCGCCCGCGGCTGA